In Moorena sp. SIOASIH, the sequence TCTTATGCTACTAGTCCTGCGATCGCTCAATTTACCCCATCGTCTCGTTTAGAAAACATCTCATTTGAGAACCAAGTAAAATTTCAACTTGCTGCGGCTACAGACAATTGCCGCAAAGTGGTGACTAGAGGCAGTGATCTCAATGTCCGCAGTGGACCCGGTAGCAATTACCGGATTATCGGTTTAGTCAAAAACGGGTCTGAGGTTACCCTTGAGCAAATAGTCAACCAAGACTGGGCAAAAATTTCTTCTCCCTTGTCAGGTTATATTTCTCAGCAGTATCTCCAATCCTGTCCACCACCACCTAAGCAGGAATGTCGAATAGTTTCTACCAATACTGGCAGGGGTCTGAATGTACGTCAGAGTCCTGGTGGTAAGATTATTGGTGACTTGGACAATGGCGCTCAAATCACTATCGTCAATAGCAGTACTAATGCTTGGGTACAGGTTGTCTCTCCCCAAAAGGGTTATGTTTCCGACCGGTATCTTAAACCCTGTCCACCACCTCCTCCCAAAGAAGAATGTCGTCTAGTATCGACTAATGGTAACCCGCTAAATGTGCGTGCGACCCCTGGTGGTACGATTGTCGGTGTTGTAGAAAATGGTACTAAAATCACTATCAAGGGTACTAGCACTGATGCTTGGGTACCGATTGTTTCTCCCCAGAAAGGTTATGTGTCTGAGCGGTATCTTCAACCCTGTCCCACTGTCAAAAAAGAGTGTGGTACAGTTAGCACTAGTGGTAGTGATCTGATAGTGCGTTCAACCCCTGGTGGTCCCAGTATCGGTACATTAAAAAATGGTACCGAGGTCAAGATTGAGAGTATACGTGCAGATGGCTGGCTGAAGATTTCAGAACCCATAATCGGTTATGTGTCTGGCAAGTATGTTAAAATAAAACCTTGTCCAACACCACCACCATCTGAAGAGGATTGTCGGCAAGTTTCAGCACCACAGGGTTTAAATGTGCGCAAAGCACCGTCAAATGATGCCGAGATTATTGGAATTATCGCTGATGGTTCTAAGGTAACGATTGTTAATCGTGGTAGTAATGGCTGGGTTCCTATTTCTGCGCCCTTACAAGGTTATGTTACTGGCAAGTATCTGATCTATTGTCCTGAGTCTAAGCCAGAAGAGCCGTCAGGACCAGTAGGTTAAGCCTTAGATCTAGGTGATATAGCGCTAAGCGCGAGGCAAAAGGCAAAAGGCAAAAGGCAAAAGATAGTAGGGTGCGTTAATGACGCACCCTACTGTTAATAATTGCTGATCTGTAGGTATCGAGGGTACAGTTTGCTATAGTCCTAAGTCCACTTCCGGAAAAATGTATTGTCTTGCCAAGCAGAAGCTGTGCGTGCTTCAATAGCAGTCATTTGTGCTGAACTCAAGGATTGAAATGCTTGGGCTACTTTAAAATTGGATTCTAATTGCTTGACAGATTCGGCAGCAATAATACAAGAATGTACTCCCTCCAGAGAGAGCACATAACCCATGGCTTGCTCCATTCCATCTAAGACACCATTTTTGAATAACTTGCCATAAGCTGGAACTTTCATAGCAATCACTCCTACATTTTTATCTCGCGCCACTGGTAAAACAGTTTTGGCAAAAGGACGAGGATGGTGAACATCTGCCGCATTGAGAGAAATTAAGGTAGTATCAAAGGGATAGCGCCGCAACCCTTCTGCAATCACATCCGGTTCATGGTGTCCGGTAATGCCTAAATAGTTCACAATTCCTTGTTCTTTTGCTTCTTCAAAGGCTTTTATAGCGCCATTG encodes:
- a CDS encoding SH3 domain-containing protein gives rise to the protein MIRKISGWRKLLVVCISVALAFTAFPAPSYATSPAIAQFTPSSRLENISFENQVKFQLAAATDNCRKVVTRGSDLNVRSGPGSNYRIIGLVKNGSEVTLEQIVNQDWAKISSPLSGYISQQYLQSCPPPPKQECRIVSTNTGRGLNVRQSPGGKIIGDLDNGAQITIVNSSTNAWVQVVSPQKGYVSDRYLKPCPPPPPKEECRLVSTNGNPLNVRATPGGTIVGVVENGTKITIKGTSTDAWVPIVSPQKGYVSERYLQPCPTVKKECGTVSTSGSDLIVRSTPGGPSIGTLKNGTEVKIESIRADGWLKISEPIIGYVSGKYVKIKPCPTPPPSEEDCRQVSAPQGLNVRKAPSNDAEIIGIIADGSKVTIVNRGSNGWVPISAPLQGYVTGKYLIYCPESKPEEPSGPVG